One window of the Shimwellia blattae DSM 4481 = NBRC 105725 genome contains the following:
- a CDS encoding fimbrial protein produces the protein MLGIAGYGIFSAPAQGFTTNYEKGRVGFLGQVTDVSCTVTVGVQQEIVGNVRSARAAGSQAGSQSVTHPLRGPKAASGEVWLAPVSLAEVYSHPPGAFLKPQPFTLQLSRCRLDNGPRSGGPDNIRVRWVGGYMVNPVNNENAGYLANTLPDGARNIYLALAVNDNNTLDKNNKIVPGLAGQNQVQMQELASQGGIFTYYVGYITQTPRQVTSGPIITRAVWELVYY, from the coding sequence CAGCGCCCCGGCACAGGGATTCACGACCAATTACGAGAAGGGCCGGGTGGGGTTTTTAGGCCAGGTGACCGATGTCTCCTGCACCGTCACGGTAGGGGTGCAGCAGGAGATTGTCGGTAATGTCCGGTCGGCACGGGCTGCCGGCTCGCAGGCCGGGAGCCAGAGCGTGACCCACCCGCTGCGGGGGCCGAAGGCGGCCTCGGGCGAGGTCTGGCTGGCGCCGGTAAGCCTGGCGGAGGTGTACAGCCACCCGCCGGGTGCCTTTCTGAAGCCCCAGCCCTTTACGCTGCAGCTTTCCCGCTGCCGGCTGGATAACGGGCCACGCAGTGGCGGGCCGGATAATATCCGGGTGCGCTGGGTCGGTGGGTATATGGTTAACCCGGTCAATAATGAAAATGCCGGGTATCTGGCCAACACCCTGCCGGACGGGGCGCGCAATATCTACCTGGCGTTAGCGGTGAATGACAATAACACCCTGGATAAAAACAATAAAATTGTTCCGGGCCTGGCCGGGCAAAACCAGGTACAGATGCAGGAGCTGGCCAGCCAGGGGGGAATATTCACCTATTATGTTGGCTATATCACCCAGACGCCGCGCCAGGTGACCAGCGGGCCGATTATTACCCGGGCCGTATGGGAGCTGGTTTAT